Proteins from a genomic interval of Zingiber officinale cultivar Zhangliang chromosome 2A, Zo_v1.1, whole genome shotgun sequence:
- the LOC122041894 gene encoding protein TRIGALACTOSYLDIACYLGLYCEROL 5, chloroplastic-like, protein MDWNGGSEEKGLLWRLPTLKMKELGKLGPGIGFGAGCGVGFGIGLMGGAGLGAGFPGMQLGFGFGAGCGIGLGFGYGVGRGVAYDEYRRHSNVGKLFRGVRNNPSENYVEALFDELVESTRKLIKATSREIEKWR, encoded by the exons ATGGATTGGAACGGCGGCAGCGAGGAGAAGGGACTGTTGTGGCGGCTCCCAACGCTGAAGATGAAAGAGCTGGGAAAGCTGGGTCCTGGTATAGGTTTCGGCGCCGGTTGTGGCGTTGGCTTCGGCATCGGCCTCATGGGAG GTGCAGGATTGGGAGCTGGATTTCCTGGTATGCagcttggatttggatttggagcTGGATGTGGAATAGGTTTAGGTTTTGGTTATGGTGTTGGGAGAGGAGTTGCATATGACGAGTACCGAAGACATTCAAATGTTGGAAAGCTGTTTCGTGGTGTCCGAAACAATCCATCTGA GAATTATGTCGAGGCTCTGTTTGATGAACTTGTAGAAAGTACAAGAAAGCTGATAAAAGCAACTTCTAGAGAGATTGAGAAATGGAGATAA